One stretch of Euphorbia lathyris chromosome 7, ddEupLath1.1, whole genome shotgun sequence DNA includes these proteins:
- the LOC136234678 gene encoding probable glycerol-3-phosphate acyltransferase 3, translated as MAGFGKQFSPRKTLFFLTKILLRKLGFFSSSPESKLPTNLQKHTSLLLQKPPNGLSEKPVVFDMEGSLLKSQSLFPYFMLVAFEAGGLFRALILLLFYPFVSVLGEDNLGLKVMIFVSFFGIRKDQFRAGTSVLPKFFLEDVGLEGFEGVMKFEKKIGVSSKLPRIMVEGFLRDYMGVESVIGRELRVVCGYFVGLMEGEVKVFDSLRMIKEIGSSSSSIGIGCSSNTSLLWQLLQECKEVYPVTESEKRNWKILDKSRYPKPVIFHDCRLAFRPTPSATTAMFMWLPFGFILSMIRMTTGILLPFKFTIFFHALTGAQIVISKPKRIKTPPENPTGVLFACNHRTLLDPIYISFALMRPVAAVTYSMSRFNEVISPIRTVRLVRDRETDRQQMNKMLRQGDVVICPEGTTCREPFLLRFSPLFAEITDEIVPVAIDVKVTMFYGSTASGFKCLDPIFHLLNPRSSYVVKILEKLPAAKREMSKYDVANTVQKKIGKTLGFECSKLTRKDKYIMLAGNEGIV; from the exons ATGGCAGGTTTTGGAAAGCAATTCTCCCCAAGAAAAACACTCTTCTTCCTCACCAAAATCCTTCTTAGAAAACTAGGTTTCTTCTCTTCATCACCAGAATCAAAATTACCAACAAATCTCCAAAAACACACATCTCTTCTTCTCCAAAAACCCCCAAATGGACTCTCAGAAAAACCAGTAGTTTTTGACATGGAAGGATCACTCTTAAAGTCTCAATCTTTATTCCCATACTTCATGCTTGTAGCCTTTGAAGCAGGAGGGTTATTCAGAGCCCTAATTTTACTTCTTTTCTACCCTTTTGTCTCTGTATTAGGGGAAGATAATTTGGGGCTAAAAGTTATGATCTTTGTGTCTTTTTTTGGGATTAGGAAAGATCAATTTAGGGCAGGAACTTCTGTTTTGCCTAAGTTTTTTCTTGAAGATGTTGGGTTAGAAGGGTTTGAAGGTGTTATGAAATTTGAAAAGAAGATTGGGGTGAGTTCTAAATTGCCTAGGATCATGGTTGAGGGGTTTTTGAGGGATTATATGGGGGTGGAAAGTGTGATTGGGAGGGAATTAAGGGTGGTTTGTGGGTATTTTGTGGGATTAATGGAGGGGGAAGTGAAAgtttttgatagtttaaggatGATTAAGGAAATTgggtcttcttcttcttctattggGATTGGGTGCTCTTCCAATACTTCTCTACTATGGCAGCTTCTTCAAGAGTGTAAG gaAGTGTATCCAGTGACAGAATCAGAGAAAAGAAACTGGAAAATCCTGGACAAATCAAGATATCCAAAACCAGTAATCTTCCACGACTGCAGATTAGCATTCCGGCCAACTCCCTCCGCCACAACCGCCATGTTCATGTGGCTTCCGTTCGGCTTCATCCTTTCTATGATCCGAATGACAACCGGAATCTTACTCCCTTTCAAATTCACCATTTTCTTCCACGCCTTAACCGGCGCACAAATCGTCATATCTAAACCCAAACGCATCAAAACCCCACCGGAAAACCCCACCGGAGTCCTCTTCGCCTGCAACCACCGCACCCTCCTCGATCCGATCTACATCTCCTTCGCACTTATGCGCCCCGTCGCCGCAGTTACCTACAGCATGAGCCGATTCAACGAAGTAATTTCGCCGATTCGGACTGTCCGATTAGTCCGAGATCGAGAAACAGATCGACAACAGATGAACAAAATGCTCCGGCAAGGCGATGTTGTTATTTGTCCGGAAGGTACGACTTGCCGGGAACCGTTTCTGTTGAGATTTAGTCCGCTTTTCGCGGAGATTACCGATGAGATTGTTCCGGTGGCCATTGATGTGAAGGTTACTATGTTTTATGGATCAACTGCTTCGGGATTTAAGTGTTTGGATCCGATTTTTCATTTACTGAATCCACGGTCGTCGTATGTTGTGAAAATTTTGGAAAAGTTGCCGGCGGCGAAGAGGGAGATGTCGAAGTATGACGTGGCGAATACTGTTCAGAAAAAGATTGGGAAAACTTTAGGATTTGAGTGTAGTAAGCTTACGAGGAAAGATAAATATATTATGTTGGCTGGTAATGAGGGAATTGTTTGA